The genomic region TGCGCGGTGGGCAGCGCGCCGTGCCTGGAGCCGGGCGTCGCACACGCCTTCGAGGTGGACGAGGCGGAGGTGACCTTCTGGGGTCTCTGCCCGGCCTGCCAGTCCCGCCGCTCCGCCGACAGCTGACAGGCTGACAGGTGACCACCCGCCTCCACCTCCGCGCGAGGGGCACCGTCGGGCGGACCGTGGCACTCTTGGTCGGTGGACTCCGATGACCTCGGCCTCTTCGGTCCGGGTTCGGTCACGTGGAAGGTGCACGAGGAGCCGATCCTGATCGTCGCCGGCCTGCGCTCGCTCTACCTCCAGGCGTTGCACCCCCGAGCCATGGCCGGGGTCGCGCAGAACAGCAACTACCGCACCGACGCCTGGGGACGTCTGGTCCGCACTGCCACCTACGTGGCGACCACCGTCTACGGGACGACTGCCGAGGCGGAGGCCGCCGGGGCGCGGCTGCGCCGGCTGCACGCCCGGATGCGGGCCACCGACCAGCTCACCGGCGAGGAGTTCCGGGTCGACGAACCTGACCTGCTGCGCTGGGTGCACGTCACCGAGGTCGAGTCGTTCCTCAGCACCGCCCGGCGGGCGGGCCTGCCGCTCACCGACGACGAGGTGGACGGCTACTACACCGAGCAGCGCCGCTCGGCCGCACTCGTCGGCCTGGACCCGGCCACTGTGCCGGGAACGGCCGCCGAGGTGGAGGCGTACTACCAAGAGGTACGGCCGGAGCTGCGGATGACCCGGGAGGCCGCCGAGACGGCGCTGTTCCTCACCGCACCGCCGCTGCCGTGGAAGCTCAGCCTGCCGGCCCGGCTGGGGCTGACACTGGGTCCACCGCGCTGGGCGTACCTGGGGATCGCCGGCACCGCGCTGGCCCTGCTGCCGGCGTGGGCCCGCCGGTTGTACGGCGGCTTGGGGCTGCCCACCACCGCGCTGTCGGCGGATCTGACCGTGCGCGCCCTGAGGCTGGGGCTCGGCGCGGTGCCCCGCCGCTATCTGGAGGGGCCGCTGTTGCAGGCCGCCAAGGAGCGGGCGGCACGGCTCACGGTGACGTCGCAGGCCGGCTGACCACGACGGCCGCCGGGTCAGCCTTCGGCGGGCCGGTCCACGGCCGCCCACGGCTCCTTGCCCGGCGTCTGCGCCCCGGTCGGGCAGTGCCGCCGGAAGTCGCACCAGCCGCAGCGCGGGCCGGGCGCCACCGGAAACGCCTCGTCGGCGTCGCCGCCGTCGGCGACCACCCGCTCGGCGGCCATGATGTCGCGTGCTGTCTCTTCCGCACGGGTCAGCTGCCGGGCCAGCGACTCGACTGTGTGGTCGTGGCCGGCGACCGTGCCGGTCGGCAGGTGGTGAAGCTCCACCCGTCGGCACGGCCTGCGGAAAACCCGCTCGGCCGCGTACGCGTAGAGCGCCAGCGCCTGCGAGCCTCGGGCGTCGTCGGTGTCGAGCCCGGTGCGGCCGGTCTTGTAGTCGACGATGACCAGCTCCGGACCGTCCGGACCGGGGCGGGAGTCGATGCGGTCGGCCCGGCCGTTGAAGGCGAGAACGGCGGTCTTGACCGCCACCACCCGCTCCACACCGAGCGGGTCGGCGTCCGGCTCCAGCGTCTCGACGTACGACTCCAGCCAGCCCAACGCCCGACGGTAGGCGGCCCGCTCCTGCTCGTCGTCGCGGTAGCCCTCGCGGACCCAGGTGCCCTTGAGCAGGACGGCCAGCGCCTCGGGGCGGCGGCGGTCGGCGGGCAGCGCGTACCAGTTCTTCAGGGCGGTGTGCACGCTGGCGCCGAGCGAGTTGTGCGCCCACGGCGGGCCCTTCGGCGGGGCGGGCCGGTCGACGTAGGAGTAGCGGTAGCGGCGGGGGCAGTCGGCGTACGCGCCGAGTTTGCTCGGCGTGCAGACGAACAGCCGCTCCGGCATGCCCTCGAAGCCGAGCTGCTCGGCGCCACCCGGGCGTTGTCGGGGGGCCCTGCCGCCTGCGGCGGGTCGTCCGGCTGAAGAGGCTCGTCGCACGCCTGCGATCCTGCCATCCACCTCCGACATCCGGAGGTACCGGTCAGGCCATGTTCACGTACTGCCTGACGAAGGCGGCCACCGCGTCGGCGATGAGCTGCACGGCGATCGCGGCGAGCAGCAGGCCGGCGATCCGGGTCAGCACCTCGATGCCGCCGGGGCGCAGGACCTTCACGATGCCGCCGGAGAAACGCAGCACGATCCAGACAGTGACCATCACGGCGAGGATCGCGGCGGCGATGGCGCTGAAGTCGCCAATCCCGTCGGCCTGCTGGACGAAGAGCATTGTGGCCACGATGGCGCCCGGGCCGGCCAGCAGTGGGGTACCCAGCGGCACCAGCGCGATGTTCGAGGTGACCTGTTTGCTGGGGTCGTCGGCCTTGCCGGTGAGCAGTTCCAGGGCAACCAGCACGAGCAGCAGGCCACCCGCGGCCTGGAGGGCTGGCAGGTCGACGTGCAGGTAGTCGAGCAGGGTCTGCCCGGCCACCGCGAAGATCACGATGACGCCGAGCGCCAGCGCGACGGCTTGCCAGGCCGCCCGGTGGCGGTCGCGGGCGGGCAGGGGGCCGGTCAGCGCCAGGAAGATCGGCATCATGCCCGGCGGGTCGGTGATCACCAGCAGGGTCACGAAAACCTCGCCGAACAGCTTCAGATCCACGTGATCAACCTAGCCCTGCCGATGCGGGCCGAACCTCGGATCAGATCGAAGCGACATCCGTCACCCCCTCGGCCACGATCCGCTCGTACGCCTCGACGCTTGTGGTGAACGCGCCGAGCCCGACGGTCTTGTGGGTGCCGTGGAAGTCCGAGGAACCGGTTACCAGCAGCCCCAGTTCGCCGGCGAGCGCCCGGACGTGCGAGCGCTCGGCGGGGCTGTGGTCCTCGTGGTCGGCCTCCAGCCCGGCCAGCCCGGCTGTGGCCAGCTCGGCGATCAGCTCGTCGGAAACGATCGGCCCGCGCCGGCTGGCGCGGGGATGGGCGAAGACCGGTACGCCGCCGGCCGCCCGGACCAGCCGGATCGCCCGGAAGATGTCGATGTCCTCCTTCGGCAGCCGGTAGCGCTCGCCCAGCCAGTCCGGGCCGAACGCCTCCCGGGTGCTGCCGACCAGACCGGCCCGGATCAACGCCTGCGCGATGTGCGGACGCCCCACCGTGCCGCCGCCCGCGCCGGAGAGGATCTCGGTCCAGCTCACGTCGACGCCGTCGGCGCGCAGCAACGTCACGATCCGCTCGCCGCGCTCCTCCCGGGCAGCGCGCAGCCGGGTCAGCTCGGCGACCAGCTCCGGGTGGTCCGGGTCGAACAGGTAGGCCAGCAGGTGCAGGGACACCTCCCGATGCGCGCCGGTCCAACGGCAGGAGAGTTCCGCGCCCCGGACCAGGCACAGCCTCGGGGGCAGCGCCCGCAGGGCCGACGCCCAGCCGGCGGTGGTGTCGTGGTCGGTGATGGCCACCACGTCCAGCCTCGCGTCGGCGGCGGCGCGGACCAGCTCCGCCGGGCTCATCGTGCCGTCGCTGGCAGTGGAGTGGGTGTGCAGGTCGATTCGTGGCGCGGGGCCGGTACGCGAGGTCACCACCCCGACGCTACCGAGGACCGCCGGCCGCGGTCGCCAGGCCCGCCGATCGGCCGGCCCCGCGCGACTCCCGGCAGGCGACCGCCCTCCCGGTCACCGCAAAGGGTCAGCAGCACCGGTACGTCGCGAACAGGCAAGGTAGCGCGACCGAGGCGTACGGTCAGGAGCCGGTGACCAGGACCGGCCAGTCGCCGGGTTGCAGGCCGGGCACGGGACTCGTCTCGGCCGACTTTCCGGCCAACGCCCGTTTCACGTCGACCCGGACGAGGTTTCCGGAGCTGTCGACGTAGGAAGCTTCCGATTCGGTGCGCCAGGCGACAGCACCGGTTGCCGGCGGGCCGGCTGGTACGACGGTCAGTGGCGTCTCGAGCCGGTGCAGGTCGACAAGGAGCGCCTTGTCGGTCTTGCCGAGCGACCCGTTCACCAGCAGCCATCGCGCATCGGCGGAGATTTCGCCGACGCCGTCCCGGCTCAACTGCGGGCCACAGGCGGTTCGTACCGGCTTCAGGCCCCGGTCCGGGTCGAGCACGGCCAGGCAGGCGCCGCGCGGGTCACTCGTGGTGACCTGACCGACCAGCCGTCCGTCCGGCAGCGCGCCGTAGACGTTCAGGGTGCTCCGCTCGGAGCCCACAACCAGGTCGCCGGTGCCGGGGCGCCACAGGACGTGGCCGGGACTGCTCGGGTCGAGCCGGACCAGGACGTGGTCGCCGACGAACCGGACGGGCTCCGCGCCGTCCGGTGCGGGAGTGCGCACCGTCCCGATGAGCTGGGTGCCGACCACGCCCGCCACCAGCAGGTCTGCGCCGTCGCGCCAGGCGACCTGGGTGCCGTCGGGTGCCAGGACGATCTGGCTCGCGCCGGCCAGCAGCACCTGCACCAGCCCGTCGTTCTGGGTGACCCACAGGGAACGGCCCGCTGTGGTTTCCGCGCCGACCACAAGCAGACCCCCGCCGTTCGGCAGCGGGTGGGCCCGTTCCGCCGGGCCGACGGTGTGCTGGGCCAGCCGCTTCCCGTCCGCGGTGATCAGGACCCCGGCGAGGAGCCGACCAGCGGACGGTGCGGTGGTGGGGGCAACGGGGGTGGCCGAGGGGATCGACCGGTCCGACGGGTCGGGGTCGCCGATAACGACGATGGGTGGACCCTGCCGGCTGGTGTCCTCGGCGAGCTGCGCCATGCCGCTGCTGATCAGCACTGTGGTGGCGACCCCGAGGGCGAGACCGACACCTGCACGTCGCCGCCGGATCCGGTTCGCCCGGCGGATGGCCTGCCCGGCGGGGTCGGCGCTGAGTGGGTGGGCGACAGCGACCTGGTGCGAGAGGGTCTCCCGCACCGCACCTTCCAGCTCGTCACGTCGCACCTGGTTAGGACGCTCCGGCCCGCCGTTCAGGTTGTCCGACGAGCGGGGGAATGCGCTCACTGCCGTTCCCCGGGGCCGGTGCCGACGGGCACGGCTGCCGGGGCGGTGGGCAGGTCGGCGGCCAGGGCGGCCGGACGGGGTACGGCCGGGCGGGGCGCAGCCCGGTCGATCGCGTCGGGCCTAGGTCGGGCTGCCGCGTCGGCTCTGGACCGGGCTGCCGCGTCAACTCTTGGCGTCGCTGCGGGAATCCGCCGGCCCGGGGCACCCCCGCCACCCGTACGGCCGGTGCCGGTGCGGGCCGTACGGCCGGTGCCGGCAGCGTCGCCCTGAGCCTGCCTGGCAGCGTCGTCGACCAGATCGGGTGTGGCGGAACCGATCCGCCGGCGCAGCGTGGCAAGCGCCCGGGATGCCTGGCTCTTCACGGTGCCGGGCGAGATGTCCAGCATCGCGGCGGTCTGAGCCTCCGACATGTCCTCGTAGTAGCGCAGCACGAGCACCGCCCGCTGCCGGTTGGGCAGCTCCTTGAGGTGTCGCCAGAGCAGATCGCGGTCGAGTTGCTGCTCGATCTCGTCGACGCCGGCCCGCTCCGGCAGCACCTCGGTGGGGCGTTCACCGTGCCAGCGACGCCGCCACCAGCTCGTGGACGTGTTGACCATCACACGCCTGGCGTACGGCTCGACGGCCTCGATTCCGCCGAGCCGCTTCCACGCGAGGTAGGTCTTTGTCAGTGCGGTCTGGAGCAGATCCTCGGCCGTGGCCCAGTCGCCGGTGAGCAGATAGGCGGTGCGGAGCAGGGCGGCGGAGCGAGCCGCGACGAACTCGCGAAACTCCTCCTCCAACGGGTCCCTGCTCGCCACCACGCACCTCCGCGCCCAAAGCTGTCCTGGCAGAGTGCCACGTCAGAGGCGTTCCGGTCCATGACGAAAGGTGCGCACTTCCTCCGATGTTCGGACGAAAACTTTCACGCCCCGTCGTCGGCCTTGGCCTCGTCGGCCTCCTTGCCGAGCCGCGCCTCGACTGCCTGCGGCTCGTACATCTCTTCGACGACGCGCAGGTAGAGCTCGTTCGGGTTGGGCAGATTCTTGATCTCGCGCAGCGCCTGCTCCTGGCCCGCGGACTCCAGCACGAAGGTGCCGTAGTTGAGCGCGCGACCGGTCGGACTCTGCTCGTACTTCATGTCGGTGACCCGGACCAGCGGCATCATGGCGACCCGCCGGGTGATGATGCCGTTGACCACCATGACCCGCTTGTTGGTCAGGATGAAACGGTCATACCACCAGTCGGCGACCTTCCAGGCCACCCATCCCATCACCGCGAACCAGAGCAGCACGGCGATGGTGGTCAATGCGCCCACATTTTGCCCGGCGAGGAAACCGGACAGGTAGCCGAGCACGAAGGTCGCCCCGATGCCGATCAACAGCGGGGTGGTGAGGTGGATCCAGTGCCGCTTCCACTCACCCCGGTAACGCTCGGTGGGGAAGAGGTAACGGGCGACAAGTGAGCTGGGCTCGTCCTCCAGCGGAAGGACCCGACGGGGGGTCGAGCCGGTCGCGTCGGCACGCAGCCCCGCTAGCTCGTCCTCGGAGATCTGGGGTGGCTGATAGGCAGCCTCCGGATCACGGATCCAGGCCCGACCGGACCGACCTTCGCCGGCATAGCCGGGCCCAGCGCCGTAGCCGACGTCGTCCGAAAGGGACGGACCGTCCGACAGGCCAGGGCCAGCTCCGTAGCCCGGGCCGTCATCGGGGTCGATCCGCGGGATCGGCTCGGTGTCGCGCTCGCGGCGTTCCCGGTCAGGGTCGTCCGGGTCGAAGGGTGGTCCGGAGGGGCTTCCCATCGACGGCTAGGCGACGAGGCTGGTGAAGAAGTCGCCGAACCCCTGGGCGATGTCCATGATCCCGCCGCCCAGCGACTTGAACACGTCAGCCGCAGAGTTTGGCCTATAGGCGACGAAGAAGATCAAGAATGCGATTCCGGCCCAGGTGAGGACCTTCTTGACCATGGCGGGCCATCCTCTCGCGCGGCGCCGGGTCCCATTACCGCAGCGGCACCCAGAGTATCAGTGTGGTGTCGTACAGTGAATATCTGCGTCCGTTCTCCGTCAATCCGTAGGGGTTGTCAAGCCCTGCCGGGTAGGTACGGGGACGGTGCGCCGTACACGAGCTCGGGGGGAGTCCACTCGGTCAGGTCGTGTAGCACGACTTCTTCCGCGAGCAGGTGACCCGCACTCGCCGGCCAGGCTATCGCATGCAGCCACATTCCCCGAGCTTCGCCGGCGTACGCACTTCGATCCGTCGGCGAATTGACCAACCACAGTGGAGTCGGATGACCGCCCACACGGATCCTGGCCTGCCCAACATGCTCCGGATGCCCCGGCCCGGGGTCGCTCAACGCGTCGGCCAACTCCGGCCCCGGGTCCGGCCCGGACAGACCGGCAAGTCTGGTGCCCAGGCCGACGCCGGGCTCCTCGGCCACGAAGACAAGGTCCGCCGGCCCACCACCGAGCGGCGCGGGGCCGGCGCAGGCCACCGCCGTCGCCCGCACTCCGGTGCGGTCGTCCCCGGCGTACGCCACTCCGGTGAGAGTCCAGCCTGGCGGCAGCGGCCACGGGCACCACAGCGGCGTCCCGGGTGGACCGGCTGTCGCGGTGATCCGCTCCACCACGCTCGCGACGATCTCCGCTCCGATGTGCTCGGGTACGTGCAGTGGCGGCACCGGGCCACAGCGCAGGCACCTCGACTCGGTGTGCATCAGATCCGGCGCCCGTACCGGGCCTCCGCATCTCGGACAACTCACCGCGACACTCACATCCCCACCGTCACCCCGGACCGTCGGCACGTCAAGTCGGATCGTCCGATTGCGTCGGCGTGGCGCGGTTTCAGTCCGGCGGCGGCCCAGCGTGGGTACGGATCCACGCGTGCATGGCGATGCCGCTCGCCACCCCCGCGTTGATCGACCTTGTCGAGCCGTACTGGGCGATGGAGTAGAGCTGGTCGCACGCGTGGCGCGCGGGTTCGGAGAGGCCGGGTCCCTCCTGACCGAACAGCAGTACGCACTCCCGCGGCAGGGTGCCCGTCTCCAGCGGCCGGGAGCCGGGCAGGTTGTCGATGCCGACCACGGGCAGCCGCCGTCCGGCGGCCCAGTCGACGAACTCCTCGATCGTCTCGTGGTGCCGCACGTGCTGGTAGCGGTCGGTCACCATCGCGCCGCGCCGGTTCCACCGTCGCCGTCCGACGATGTGCACCTCGGCGGCGTTGAAGGCGTTGGCATTGCGGACCACAGTGCCGATGTTGAAGTCGTGCTGCCAGTTCTCGATGGCGACGTGGAAGCCGTGCCGGTGCTGGTCCAGGTCGGCGACGATCGCCTCGTGCCGCCAGTAGCGGTAGCGGTCGACCACGTTGCGCCGGTCCCCCTCGGCCAGCAACTGCGGGTCGTAGAGCGGGTCCTGCGGCGGGTCCCCCGGCCAGGGGCCCACACCCACCTCAAGCTGGTCGTCGGTCACGGTCATCAGAGGGTACGGCCCCGCGCGGCGACCACCGCGACGGCCTGCCCGGCCCGGGGCGAGGGTCCGGCGGGAGAGCCGGCCGGTCAGCCCAGTCCGAGCGCGCCACCGAGCCGGTCCAGGAAGCGCCGGTCCGCCGGGCTGGCCGCAACGCCGTCGGGCCCGGGCGCGGCCCGGCAGACGCGGCCCGCGACGGACTGCACCCACTGGCGGTACGCGGCCGAGTCGGCCGGGTCGGCGCGCCGCTGGAGGACCCGCACCGCAGCCCGGCAAGCGGCCAGCAGATCCACCATGTCGGTGAGGCGTTCGGTGGGCGCAGGTGCGCCGTCGTGGCGGGCGTAGATGGCGGCGACGACCGCCCGGACCAGATCGCTGTCGAACCCACGGCCGGCGGCCACGGCGTCGAGGCCGGCCAGGCCCGCCTGCACCCCGCGTTCGGGACGGCCGGGACCGGGTGCCGTGGCGGCCACGAGGACGCGACCGGGCAGGCCGGTGAGCAGGTCCCATTCGGCGGCGGAGTAGACAGCGGTGGTCAACGGCGCGGCGCGGCGCCCGGTTGCTGGCGGCTCTCCGGCGACGGAGTGGCTCATCGGCACCTCCGGCGTCAGCATAAGCCGCGAAACGGGAGCAGGGCCCCTTTCCCCAACAGATGCTGTTGCCGGGAGAAGAGGCCCTGCTCGGCGGAGTGGCTCCGCTTCGATGCTCAGCGCGGGTCGGGGAAGCTGGGCCGCTCCGGGTCCACTCCCTCGGCGACGGCGCTCGCCGCGTACTCCCGCTTGGGGACCATGACCTTGCGGCGGAAGACGCAGACCATCGTGCCGTCCTGGTTGTAGCCGCGGGTCTCCACCGACACCACGCCCCGGTCGGGCTTGGAGCCGGACTCCCGCTTGTCCAGGACTGTGGTCTCGCCGTAGATGGTGTCGCCGTGGAAGGTGGGCGCCACGTGCCGCAGCGACTCGACCTCCAGGTTGGCGATGGCCTTGCCGCTGACGTCCGGCACCGACATGCCGAGCAGGAGCGAGTAGATGTAGTTGCCGACCACGACGTTGCGCTTGAACTGGCTGGCCGTCTCGGCGTAGTGCGCGTCCATGTGCAGCGGGTGGTGGTTCATGGTGAGCAGGCAGAAGAGGTGGTCGTCGTACTCGGTGACGGTCTTGCCCGGCCAGTGCCGGTAGACCGCGCCGACCTCGAACTCCTCGTAGTAGCGGCCGAACTGCATGCTGGTCCCCTCCGACGGGCGGCGATGGAGTTCGGGACAGCATGCCTTACCGGTGGTTAAGGCGACCGGCGGGGCGCGACCTCGGCGGAAATGTCACACCGGTCACTCGCACGGGGGGAGACGCAATGAGCGGCGGGGCCCTCCCCGGCACCCGCCGCCCACGCTCTGATGCGGTGAATTCTGCCCTACGGTGGCGTAGGTCCGACAGAGATCGAGGTCACATTTATCTTTTCGTAACATTACTGTGGGTGATGAAATGTGGGTTGATCAGCGATCTCCGCAGGCTGGATACGTCCTCGTCAGAGCTCAAGTTACCGATTCGTAGAGCTCAATCGAGTGGATCTCTCTGGAAACGCTCCCATCACGGCAGGTCACGCAAGTGCACCGTGCACTTGCGATCCGCCAGGACCGAGATGAACAGATGTTTGTCGATGACCCTTCGTGATCCCGGGGTAGCCCGGAGCACGTTTCGTGCCCCACCGCCCGGGAATTCGATACGGTCAGCCCTGGTTCTACGGGACGTAGGTAAACCGCGGTGATCGGAGAGTGCAATGGCAACCGTTGAGCTGACCTCGGCGAACTTCGACGAGGTGACCGGCAACGACGGCATCGTCCTGGTCGACTTCTGGGCCGACTGGTGTGGTCCGTGCAAGCGGTTCGCCCCGGTCTACGAGCGTTCCTCGGAGAAGCACCAGAACATCGTCTTCGGAAAGGTCGACACCGAGGCTCAGCAGGAGCTGGGCGCGAAGTTCGACATCCGATCGATCCCGACGATCATGGCGATCCGTGACGGCGTCATCGTCTTCGCCCAGCCGGGCGCTCTGCCCGAGTCCGCGCTGGAAAACCTGATCGAGCAGGTCGAGGCGCTGGACATGGACGACGTCCGCAAGCAGCTGGCCGAGCACAACCACTGATCAATCCGTCCTGCGACGGCACGAAAGGCCGGGCCCGGTTCGGGCCCGGCCTTCGTCGTGTCCGGCCACCCCATGATCACCGCCTGGGCAGCCGGAACTGGCCATCAGTCGGACCCGGCACGGCCGGTACATCCCGTATCGTCACGACCCGATGGAGAATCTGACCACCCGCGGGCGCGTGACCCGGCTGGGCGCAACCGCGCTCGGCCTCGTCCTGGTCCTCGTCGGCACGTTCTGGGGCAGCGACGATGACTTTCCGTTCGGCCCGTTCCGGATGTACTCCACATCCAACCCGCCGAACGCGCCAGCGCCCGACACCCGCGTCGAAGGTGTGAACAGCGACGGCGACGTGATCGACCTCGACCAGAACGCGACGGGCATCCGCCGCGCCGAGATCGAGGGCCAGCAGTCCCGGTACGTCGACGACCCGACGCTGCTCACGCAGATCGCCGACGCGTACGCCGAACGCCACCCGGACGCCGCCGAACTGGTCGAGGTCCGCATCGTCATCCGCTGGCACGGCATCCGCGCCGGTCGCCCCACCGGGCAGCACATCGACCAGACGGTGGTCCGCTGGCAGGCCCTCCCATGAGCCGCTGGCTGACCGAGGCGGTGCCGCGCGGCCGGATCGCCGCCTTCCGGACCCTGATCTACCTCTTCGTCGCCGCCGACCTGGTGATCTTCACTCCCTGGGTCCGCACCCGGGCCAGCGTGCCCGGCGATCTGTACCAGCCGCTGCTGATCGGCCGGATCCTTCCACTGCCCACACCGACGCCGACGCTGGTGGCGGTGATCTTCTGGGTGCTGCTGCTCGTCGCCCTGGTGGCCGCGACCGGCAGGGCACCCCGGCTGCTCGGCTGGACGGTCTGCGCGCTGTACCTGGAGTGGATGATCATCGCGATGAGCTACGGAAAGGTGGACCACGACAGGTTCGCCCTGCTCGTCGCGCTCGCCGTGCTGCCGACCGCCGGCCGCGCCCGGCACGGCGACACCACCCGCACCGAGGCCGGCGGCTGGGCGCTGCGGGTCACCCAGATCGCGGTGATCTGCACGTACTTCCTAGCCGCCTTCGCCAAGCTGCGCTTCGGCGGGTTGGACTGGCTGACCGGCTCGGTACTGGCGAGGGCCATCATCCGACGCGGCACCGACCTGGCGGACCTGATCGCCCAGGTGCCGTACCTGCTGATCGTCGCCCAGTTCGGCATCGTGGCCTTCGAACTGCTCAGCCCCGTGGTCTTCCTCCTGCGGGAGCGCTGGCGGCTGGCCATGGTCGGCTTCTTCTACTCGTTCCACGCGGTGACCATCGCGACCATCACCATCTCGTTCGCGCCCCACCTGGCCGCGATGGCCAGCTTCCTGCCGCTGGAGCGGGTCCGACCACTGGTCTGGGCGCGCCGTCTCGTCGGCCGCGAAGCTCGCGGGTCAGCGACGGCCGGCCCGGAGCCGGCGCGCGTCGACGTCGAACCGACGCCGCCCGACCCTGCTTCGGTGGGAGCCGGTGCGGAGCCGGTGCCGCCCGGAGGTCAGGCCCCGGTGGTCGGGCGGCCCGCCGGGCCGTAGAGCCGCTCCCTGGCCTCCTGCGGCAGCGAGCAGGCCGCCGTACCGCCGGGGAGTCGGTGCCGGTTGCGCGCCACCCAGCGGTACGTCGGCCAGGCCACCGCGCGCACGGGAGGGACCCGCAGCACGGCGCCGGCAGCCCGCCAGAGGGGACCGCTGGCGGCGAGCAGCTTTGCGATGGCGTCCGGGCCGGCCGCGCGGGAGTCGTCCGCGCCCACCCACTGCACGGCCTCCTCGCACTCCGCGGTCGTGAGGCCGAGCGCGTCCAGGTCGGCGAACTGCCAGGGCACCACCCGTGCGGCGGTGGGGATCCGGCGTTCGATGAACTCCGCACAGGTCGTGCAGAACGCGCAGTCCCCGTCGTAGACGAATGTCGACGTCTCCATGCCGTCCATCCTCCCCCTCCGGCCTGCGGATTGGGCGCGGGTGTCCGGCGGGTCACTTGCGCCATGCTCGTACACGTGTTCGAATAGTCCCCATGCGCTGGGACAACCTCACCGCTCCCCCGGTCGAGGGAGACCCCGAGCGGGCAGCGCCAGCGACGCCACCCCTGCCGCTGGCGCTGCCCGGCGCCATCGCCCGCACCTTCGACACCCCCGAGTTTGCCGGGATGACGTTCTACGAGGTGCAGGCCAAATCCATCCTGAACCGGGTGCCCGGGCAGTCCCGCGTCCCGTTCGAGTGGACCATCAACCCGTACCGGGGCTGCTCCCATGCATGCGTTTACTGTTTCGCGAGAAACACTCACACTTACCTGGACCTCGACTCCGGAGCGGACTTCGATCGCAAGGTGATCGTCAAGGTCAACGCCGGCGAGCTGGTCCGGCGGGAGCTTGCCGCGCGTACGTGGCGGGGTGCGCACGTCGCGATGGGCACCAACGTGGACTGTTACCAGCGGGCCGAGGGGCGCTACCGGCTGATGCCGCAGATCATCGCGGCTCTGCGCGACTTCGCCAATCCATTCTCGATCCTCACCAAGGGCACGCTGATCCTGCGGGACCTGCCACTGCTGCGCGAGGCCGCCGAGGTGACAACTGTCGGCATCTCCTACTCCGTGGGCTTCGTCGACGAACAGCTCTGGCGTGCCGTCGAGCCGGGCACACCGCACCCGCATCGCCGACTGGACGCGGTCCGTGCGCTCGCCGACGCCGGTTTCTCCGTCGGAGTGCTGATGGCGCCGATCCTGCCCGGACTGAGCGACAGCGACGAGTCGATCGACGCCACAGTGTCGGCGATCGCCGCCGCCGGGGCGACAAGCGTGACTCCGCTGGCCCTGCACCTGCGTCCCGGCGCCCGGGAGTGGTACGCGCAGTGGCTGGCCCGGGAGTACCCGCACCTCGTGCCCCGCTACCGCGAGCTCTAC from Micromonospora profundi harbors:
- a CDS encoding MaoC family dehydratase, producing MQFGRYYEEFEVGAVYRHWPGKTVTEYDDHLFCLLTMNHHPLHMDAHYAETASQFKRNVVVGNYIYSLLLGMSVPDVSGKAIANLEVESLRHVAPTFHGDTIYGETTVLDKRESGSKPDRGVVSVETRGYNQDGTMVCVFRRKVMVPKREYAASAVAEGVDPERPSFPDPR
- the trxA gene encoding thioredoxin → MATVELTSANFDEVTGNDGIVLVDFWADWCGPCKRFAPVYERSSEKHQNIVFGKVDTEAQQELGAKFDIRSIPTIMAIRDGVIVFAQPGALPESALENLIEQVEALDMDDVRKQLAEHNH
- a CDS encoding HTTM domain-containing protein, with amino-acid sequence MSRWLTEAVPRGRIAAFRTLIYLFVAADLVIFTPWVRTRASVPGDLYQPLLIGRILPLPTPTPTLVAVIFWVLLLVALVAATGRAPRLLGWTVCALYLEWMIIAMSYGKVDHDRFALLVALAVLPTAGRARHGDTTRTEAGGWALRVTQIAVICTYFLAAFAKLRFGGLDWLTGSVLARAIIRRGTDLADLIAQVPYLLIVAQFGIVAFELLSPVVFLLRERWRLAMVGFFYSFHAVTIATITISFAPHLAAMASFLPLERVRPLVWARRLVGREARGSATAGPEPARVDVEPTPPDPASVGAGAEPVPPGGQAPVVGRPAGP
- a CDS encoding thiol-disulfide oxidoreductase DCC family protein, translating into METSTFVYDGDCAFCTTCAEFIERRIPTAARVVPWQFADLDALGLTTAECEEAVQWVGADDSRAAGPDAIAKLLAASGPLWRAAGAVLRVPPVRAVAWPTYRWVARNRHRLPGGTAACSLPQEARERLYGPAGRPTTGA
- a CDS encoding Rv2578c family radical SAM protein, translated to MRWDNLTAPPVEGDPERAAPATPPLPLALPGAIARTFDTPEFAGMTFYEVQAKSILNRVPGQSRVPFEWTINPYRGCSHACVYCFARNTHTYLDLDSGADFDRKVIVKVNAGELVRRELAARTWRGAHVAMGTNVDCYQRAEGRYRLMPQIIAALRDFANPFSILTKGTLILRDLPLLREAAEVTTVGISYSVGFVDEQLWRAVEPGTPHPHRRLDAVRALADAGFSVGVLMAPILPGLSDSDESIDATVSAIAAAGATSVTPLALHLRPGAREWYAQWLAREYPHLVPRYRELYRAGSYAPQAYQRELTARVRIAARRHGLHRGELSDNRRVPEPPPPPAAEQLTLL